The region GTGTTCGGGTTCGGTTCCCCGTTCGGTGAGATCACCGAATCGGCCGCCCAGGAACGCCAGCGGCGCGCCCGCGCGGTCGCACACCCGCCCCACCCGGCCGAAGACCACCACGTGGTCGCCCGCCTCGAAGTGCCGGTCCACCGTGCACTCCAGGTGCGCGAGCGCCTCGGGGACGACCGGGACCTCGTGGTCCCCGTAGCGCAGCGGGAGGCCGTCGAAGTGGTCCGCACCGCGCCGGGCGAACCGCATCGCGATCTCCTCCTGGCGAGCGCCGAGGATGTTGACCGCGAAACGCCCGTCCCCGACCACGGCGTCGGTGGTGCGGGCACCCGTCGTCAGACAGACGAGCAGCAGCGGCGGGTCCAGCGACACCGAGGTCAGCGAGTTGACCGTCATGCCGTGCGGCTGGTCGCCGTCGAGCGCCGTCACGACCGCGACGCCGGTGGCGAAGCGGCCGATGGTGCGGCGCATGGTCAACGGATCGATCGGAGCCGTGGAGATCATGGGGGGCTTCCTTTCGCCGGGCGGGCCCGGATCAGACGCGGTACCGCACCTCGAAGGTCGTGACACCCTCGTCGGAGCGCCACGGCCCGTGCCGCATGCCCGGCGGCCGGCACGCGTACATGCCTGCGGTGAAGGTCTGGCCGAGCTCGAGGTCGGTGAACGAGCCTTCCAGGATGTAGACCTCCTCCCAGAAGTCGTGGACCTGCACACCGTTGGGTGTGGAGTCCGCGCCCGGCTCGTAG is a window of Pseudonocardia sp. T1-2H DNA encoding:
- a CDS encoding cupin domain-containing protein; translation: MAKPEHEFFPVTDVDYTLCPGDDPKIKERILAADKDTGVATRILRYEPGADSTPNGVQVHDFWEEVYILEGSFTDLELGQTFTAGMYACRPPGMRHGPWRSDEGVTTFEVRYRV
- a CDS encoding flavin reductase family protein produces the protein MISTAPIDPLTMRRTIGRFATGVAVVTALDGDQPHGMTVNSLTSVSLDPPLLLVCLTTGARTTDAVVGDGRFAVNILGARQEEIAMRFARRGADHFDGLPLRYGDHEVPVVPEALAHLECTVDRHFEAGDHVVVFGRVGRVCDRAGAPLAFLGGRFGDLTERGTEPEHWFF